From a region of the Sesamum indicum cultivar Zhongzhi No. 13 linkage group LG3, S_indicum_v1.0, whole genome shotgun sequence genome:
- the LOC105158002 gene encoding mucin-5AC, translating into MESSNAELKTTTVPVKSANETSTTNVDDIENTALHPTDGKLSPSSSNKNSSSPDSTLHDPFHRDNDNDDDDDKPTSSTTSSPAHKCEPSDHETSCVAPSTSNGTTTEAPPSQEMERPAAPYRIPSSVFARKDSSTPMEWSVASNDSLFSIHTGNMSFTNDQYCLRSGELGGEVSTSDQMFSYSAEQSADVVRADMRSRELGIAQATMKEVIQESEGQSYGVRGSHRSQESNTSAKSFAFSVMTGDKEHCTSTRAPSSIGSCQEMGQSQTPPVTKLESQPSTNPEPETPTAATTTTTATETATTTTTTTTPPETKSNLFPCFSCC; encoded by the exons ATGGAATCTTCAAATGCTGAACTTAAAACAACTACTGTGCCTGTGAAATCTGCGAATGAGACTAGTACTACAAATGTTGATGATATTGAAAACACAGCACTTCACCCCACGGACGGAAAACTAAGCCCATCTTCCTCTAACAAGAACTCATCTTCGCCAGACTCCACGTTGCACGACCCGTTCCACCGCGACAACGACAATGACGACGATGATGATAAGCCCACTTCAAGCACTACATCCTCACCTGCACACAAGTGTGAACCATCAGATCATGAAACATCGTGTGTTGCACCATCCACAAGCAATGGAACGACGACAGAGGCACCACCAAGCCAAGAGATGGAGCGTCCTGCTGCACCGTACAGGATTCCGTCGTCGGTTTTCGCTAGAAAGGATTCTTCGACGCCAATGGAATGGAGTGTGGCATCTAATGATTCTCTGTTCAGCATTCATACTGGGAATATGAGCTTCACGAATGACCAATACTGTTTGCGGTCGGGAGAGCTCGGCGGGGAGGTGTCTACGTCTGATCAGATGTTCAGTTACTCAGCTGAGCAGTCTGCCGATGTCGTCCGTGCGGACATGAGAAGCCGGGAGTTGGGAATAGCACAGGCAACCATGAAGGAGGTAATACAGGAAAGTGAAGGTCAGAGCTATGGGGTGCGCGGTTCTCATCGGTCACAGGAGAGCAACACAAGCGCAAAATCTTTTGCATTCTCAGT AATGACAGGAGATAAAGAACATTGTACTTCAACGCGGGCGCCTAGCTCAATAGGGTCATGCCAGGAGATGGGGCAATCTCAAACGCCACCAGTAACGAAGCTTGAGTCACAACCATCGACAAATCCAGAGCCAGAAACACCTACAGCGGCCACGACCACCACGACGGCAACAGAAACGGCAACGACAACGACAACGACAACGACACCACCAGAAACTAAATCTAACTTGTTTCCTTGCTTCTCGTGTTGCTAG